DNA from Thermoleophilum album:
ACGACACGCAACGGACGCCAGTAACGCCAGCCGAACGTTGCTGTTCGACCTCGCAGCGCTCGCTTTTGACGAAGACCTCTGCGCCCTCTTCGAGGTACCGCGCAGCGCCCTTCCGGAAGTCCTGCCGAGCGCTGCTGTTTACGGCGAGACCGAGGTTTTCGGGGGTCGAGTTCCTGTGGCCGGCATCGCCGGCGATCAGCAGGCGGCGCTGTTCGGGCAGGCCTGTCTCGCCTCCGGCGAGTTGAAAAACACCTACGGAACTGGCAGCTTCGTGCTCGAGAACGTCGGCGAGCGGTTACCGCCACCCGCGCACGGGCTGGTGACGACGATCGCCTGGCTCCTCGATGATCGCCCGACGTACGCGCTCGAGGCGTCGATCTTCGTGACCGGCGCGGCCGTGCAGTGGCTGCGCGACGGACTCGGTCTGATCGCCGACGCAGCCGAGACTGAAGCGCTCGCAGCGTCGCTGCCGGACAACGAGGGCGTTTACTTCGTGCCGGCGCTCACCGGGCTCGGCTCGCCGCATTGGGATCCCCACGCGCGGGGGACGATCGTCGGTCTGACACGCGGCACCGGCCGCGCGCATCTAGCGCGCGCGGCCCTCGAGGCGATTGCCTACCAGAGCGCTGACGCTGTTGCCACGATGCGCGCGCGGACGGGGCTCGAGCCCCAGTTTTTGCGTGCCGATGGGGGAGCGACGGTCAACCGCTTCCTGATGCAGTTTCAAGCGGATGTGTTGGGTATTCCGGTGGCAGTGCCGGAGGTCAACGAAACCACTGCGCTGGGGGCTGCCCTGCTCGCCGGCGTCGGCGCCGGGCTTTGGTCCAGCGAAGACGTGCGTGACCGTTGGCGGGAACGTGTCCGTTACGAGCCGCGCATCAGCGACACGGAGCGCGAGTACCTGCTCGAGGGGTGGCGGCGCGCACTTCAAGCGACGCGCGCAGCGTCGTCGCTGTCACCGACAGCAGCTGCCGCCGACGCAGCTGCGCACCGTCACCTAGACACCACTCCGAACAGGCCGAAGTAGTGACAACGACCGAGGCGCCGCGCACACGACTCAAGCCGCAGGCCTATCGAGATCCGCGCCCGCCCGAGCACTTCGCGCGTTACCACCGGCGCGCGCGCGAGCGCGACCCCGACTGGATCTACGAGCTGTGCCGTTTCGTGTTGACGCCCTACACCGTCGGCTTCTACCGGGCGCGGGCACGCGGTTTGGAGAACGTCCCGCCGTTCGGCCCGGCGATCATCGCGCCGAACCACTTCTCGTTTCTCGATCACTTCTTCGTCGCGGTATACCTGCGGAGGAAGGTCCGTTTCGTCGCCAAGTCGCAGCTTTTCAAGCCGCCGCTGGACTTCGTGCTCACACACGCCGGGGTGATTCCGATCCGTCGCGGCGTGGTCGACGAGGAGGCGTTCACGAGCGCCCTCACGGTGCTCGAGCGAGGCGGCCTCGTCGTGATGTACGCAGAGGCCGGCAGATCGCGTACCGGCGAGCTCGGCCGACCGCGTTGGGGCCTCGGTCGCCTGGCTCTGGAATCCGGCGCACCGGTCGTGCCAACCGCGATTGTCGGGACCGAACGGGCGCGCGACTGGCGGCGGCTGCGTTTTCCTCAGGTGACCGTTGCCTTTGGGACGCCGATGGCGTTCGAGCGCGTCGAACGCCCCCGTCGTCAGCAGTCGCAGCGCGCTTCGGAGCTCGTCTTCGAGCGCGTGCGCGAGCTGCACACGCGCCTCCGCGCCGAGCGCAGTAGGCGCTAAAGCGCGAGGTCGCCAGGCCCCGCTAGGAAGCTCGGCTCGTGACCCGGCACAAGCAGCGCTTGCGGGTACTCGCGCGCGAACAGACGCAACTCTTGCAAGGAGCGCTCGTAGAGGTGGCGATCGTGGACGATCGCGGGCATCGCCTGCGAACGTAAGGTCTCGTAGGTTCCGGCGGCGTCGCCGCACACCAACACCTGGCGCTTACGCGCGCGTAACAGCACCGATAGGTGGCCTGCGGAGTGTCCGGGGGTCGAAACGAGGACCACCGAGCCGTCGCCGAAGAGGTCGAAAGTGCGGCCGAAGGTGGCGTGGCTGCGCGCCGGTTCGCGCGTGAAATCGATCGTGCGCCAAGAGAACGCAAGGTCGAACTGCGCGCGCACGTATCCCTCGAGAGGGCCTGCCGCGAAGGCCGCGTCCCATTCGGCGCGATCGAGCACGAAGAGCGCGTGCGCGAACTCCCCTGCTGCGCTCACATGGTCGAGGTGGAGGTGCGTGAGGATGACCACCGACACCATCTGCGGCTCGACGCCCAGAGCGCGCAGGCGTTCCGCTGCTGAGGCGCCTGGTGCGAGCTCGGGGTCACCTAACGCGAGAGCACCGAGGCGTCCCAAGTTGGAGCGCGGGTCGACCCGCACCGCCGGATGTAGCCCGGTGTCCACGAGCAGCCAGCCGGCGCGCGGATGGCGCACAGCGAAAGCCAATATCGGGATCGCGACGCGCTCGCCACCAGGCCACAGACCGAGGCCGCGTAAGCGGGCAAGCCGGCTCGGTGAGCCCGCGAGCCGCTCGCGGGGGACGCGCACGCGACCGCAAACGAAGCGGTGCACCTCGACGCAGGCCCCGGGTAGACCACCGGCGAGCGGCTGTGTGAGAGGTTCGGGCGTCGCGCTAGGCACTTACGAGCAGGTGTTTCCCGGGCCCAGGGCGAGTCCCTGCCCGATGGGCGCAAGTGAGCCCCTCGCCGCCGCTCACCAGCGAGACCCCGACCCTAGCTGTGGAACACGCCGGCGATTTGCCGGCGGGCAGCGATCGCCCGGCGATAGGCTGCCGGCGTGCGCTCGGAGCTGTTCAGGGAGGGTTTGCTCGAGGGCAAGGTCGCGATCGTCACGGGAGGCGGCAGCGGGCTCGGCCGAGCTGCGGCGCTCGAGCTCGCGCGACTAGGTGCGCGGGTCGCGATCTGCGGGCGTCGGCGTGAGCCGCTCGAGGAGACCAGGTCGCTGGCTCCCGACGGCGCGATCACGGTTGATGTCTGCGACGTGCGCGAGGAGCAGCAGGTCGACGCGTTCGTGGAGCAGGTTCTGGAGCGTCACGGACGCATCGACTTTCTGCTCAACAACGCCGGCGGCCAGTACATGGTGCCGGCTGAGGACATCACTCCGAAGGGCTTCCGCACAGTCATCCGCCTGAACGTCGAAGGCACGTGGTTGATGACCCATGCGGTCGCCACCAAGTGGATGATCCCTAGTGGCGAGGGCGGAAAGATCTGCAACGTAACGCTCTCTCCGCACCACGGTCTGCCGGGAATGGCCCACTCCTCGGCAGCACGCGCGGCGGTGGAGAACCTAACGCGAGTGCTCTCGATCGAGTGGTCCCGCTTCAACATCCGCCTGACGGCTATTGCCGCCGGCCACTTCGAAACCGAGACGCTGCTCACCAAGTACCCCGAGCAGGTGGTACGGGGGGTGGCCAAGACGGTGCCGCTCGGTCGTCTCGGACGTCCCGAGGAGTTCGCTTGGTTGGTTGCTTTCCTAGCTTCGCCGGGCGGCGACTACTTCTCCGGAGCAATCCTCACGATCGACGGGGCGCGTGACAACTGGTTCGGCCCGTATCCGCCTCCCGGGCTCGCCGACGAGAGCGGCAAGCCGCCCGCAGAAGCGCGGCGCCCGCGCGCTTGAGCGCGCGGGCGCCTGGCCTGCCGTCGACTAAGACGCGGTTTTTAGAAGTACATCCCGCCGAACATGCCGCCGGTGCAGTTGATCACCTGCCCGTGCACGTAGTTCGACCAGGGCGAACACAGGAAGAAGATCACGCCAGCGGCTTCCTGCGGCGTGGCTGGGCGACCAAGCGGGATCAGCATGCGCGCCATCTGACGCATCTGCTCGGGGATCCCGAGCTCGATCTCCTTGCCTTCGATCTCGAGCTTCTCGCCCTGCTCCTTGGCTGCCGTGAGGCGTGTCTCGACGAAGCCGAAGGCAACGGCGTTGACGTTGATCTTGAACTGGCCCCACTCCTTCGCGAGCGTCTTCGTGAGGCCGACGACGCCGAGCTTCGCCGCCGAGTAGTTGGCCTGGCCGGCGTTGCCCATCATGCCCGAGGTGGAGCTGACGTTGACGATCTTGCGGAAGACCTCCTTGCCCTCGGCCAGCTCCTGTTTGGCCGCATCGCGCATGTACGGCGCAGCCGCCCGGATGATGCGGAAGGGGACGACAGTGTGGATGTCGAGCATCGCCTGGAACTGCTCGTCCGACATCTTGTGAATCACGCCGTCCCACGTGTATCCGGCGTTGTTGACGATGATGTCGAGGCGCCCGAACTCGTCGACTGCCTTCTTAACGAGCTGGTCGGGCACACCTTCCTTGGTGAGGTCGCCAGCGAAGACCGTCGTCTCGCCCTGGATCTCGGAGGCCGCTTGCTCCGCAACGTCGGCGTCGAGGTCGTTGATCAGGACCTTCGCGCCGTGCTCAGCTAGCAGTTCGGCGGTTGCGCGGCCGATGCCGCGCGCCGAGCCAGTGACGATCGCTGCCTTGCCGTCCAGTACTCCCACCTCTCACGCTCCTTTCTCTTGCCTTTGGCTCCGCGACGGGGCAGATGCCCCGCGTTTCGGCGGGCCGTGATATTGACGATTCGCGAGCGCCGGCAGCAGCCGCGCGCCTGCCGGGACTACAAGCCCATTTGCCGACCGAGGATTTCCTTCATGATTTCGTCGGTTCCGCCACCGATCGGGCCCAGCCGGAGATCACGAAGGGCGCGCTCGACACCGTCCGCGCAGGTGTAGCCCGCGCCGCCGTAGATCTGGAGGCAAGCGTCGGCCACCGCGACCGCAGCGCGCTGAGTGAAGAGCTTCGCTTGCGTGACTTCCCGTACTGCGTCGAGTCCGTCGGCGAACAGCCGCAACGCGTGGTACGTGAGGGCCTCGCCGACGGATAGGACGGTCGCCAGCTCGGCGATCCGGTGGCGAAT
Protein-coding regions in this window:
- a CDS encoding SDR family oxidoreductase, with the translated sequence MRSELFREGLLEGKVAIVTGGGSGLGRAAALELARLGARVAICGRRREPLEETRSLAPDGAITVDVCDVREEQQVDAFVEQVLERHGRIDFLLNNAGGQYMVPAEDITPKGFRTVIRLNVEGTWLMTHAVATKWMIPSGEGGKICNVTLSPHHGLPGMAHSSAARAAVENLTRVLSIEWSRFNIRLTAIAAGHFETETLLTKYPEQVVRGVAKTVPLGRLGRPEEFAWLVAFLASPGGDYFSGAILTIDGARDNWFGPYPPPGLADESGKPPAEARRPRA
- a CDS encoding lysophospholipid acyltransferase family protein, translated to MTTTEAPRTRLKPQAYRDPRPPEHFARYHRRARERDPDWIYELCRFVLTPYTVGFYRARARGLENVPPFGPAIIAPNHFSFLDHFFVAVYLRRKVRFVAKSQLFKPPLDFVLTHAGVIPIRRGVVDEEAFTSALTVLERGGLVVMYAEAGRSRTGELGRPRWGLGRLALESGAPVVPTAIVGTERARDWRRLRFPQVTVAFGTPMAFERVERPRRQQSQRASELVFERVRELHTRLRAERSRR
- a CDS encoding N-acyl homoserine lactonase family protein, with product MPSATPEPLTQPLAGGLPGACVEVHRFVCGRVRVPRERLAGSPSRLARLRGLGLWPGGERVAIPILAFAVRHPRAGWLLVDTGLHPAVRVDPRSNLGRLGALALGDPELAPGASAAERLRALGVEPQMVSVVILTHLHLDHVSAAGEFAHALFVLDRAEWDAAFAAGPLEGYVRAQFDLAFSWRTIDFTREPARSHATFGRTFDLFGDGSVVLVSTPGHSAGHLSVLLRARKRQVLVCGDAAGTYETLRSQAMPAIVHDRHLYERSLQELRLFAREYPQALLVPGHEPSFLAGPGDLAL
- a CDS encoding SDR family NAD(P)-dependent oxidoreductase, with product MGVLDGKAAIVTGSARGIGRATAELLAEHGAKVLINDLDADVAEQAASEIQGETTVFAGDLTKEGVPDQLVKKAVDEFGRLDIIVNNAGYTWDGVIHKMSDEQFQAMLDIHTVVPFRIIRAAAPYMRDAAKQELAEGKEVFRKIVNVSSTSGMMGNAGQANYSAAKLGVVGLTKTLAKEWGQFKINVNAVAFGFVETRLTAAKEQGEKLEIEGKEIELGIPEQMRQMARMLIPLGRPATPQEAAGVIFFLCSPWSNYVHGQVINCTGGMFGGMYF
- the glpK gene encoding glycerol kinase GlpK codes for the protein MILAIDQGTTGSTAILFDEDARPLGRGYREIKQHYPRPGWVEHDPRELVESALHAARDALRAAGVEGRQLRAIGITNQRETVVAWDVRSGEPLAPAIVWQDRRTADRCQELREHGREPFLRERTGLLLDPYFSATKIQWLLLNEPAVAEAGPRARFGTVDSWLCFQLCGRHATDASNASRTLLFDLAALAFDEDLCALFEVPRSALPEVLPSAAVYGETEVFGGRVPVAGIAGDQQAALFGQACLASGELKNTYGTGSFVLENVGERLPPPAHGLVTTIAWLLDDRPTYALEASIFVTGAAVQWLRDGLGLIADAAETEALAASLPDNEGVYFVPALTGLGSPHWDPHARGTIVGLTRGTGRAHLARAALEAIAYQSADAVATMRARTGLEPQFLRADGGATVNRFLMQFQADVLGIPVAVPEVNETTALGAALLAGVGAGLWSSEDVRDRWRERVRYEPRISDTEREYLLEGWRRALQATRAASSLSPTAAAADAAAHRHLDTTPNRPK